Proteins from one methanogenic archaeon mixed culture ISO4-G1 genomic window:
- a CDS encoding pirin domain-containing protein, which yields MFLLSKKPKTIRKVADLNIHWSAEDPFTFVSHHHDEYPKGNAQMAPPLELISGRNLGRDYQERFGFRMYHGRVVPGFPMHAHWGYETVTIAERGYVDHFDTEMNHGRFGNGDVQWTMASSKYEHCEMYPLTDQENTNPVHITQIVINIPLDRKNGPNSVNNVWSESIPVFEEDGCRVTLYCGTYGGKELYSPNADSWAVKENGVRILKVELSPGSRFALDAVEKDVTRNIYYVSGTSMVMDGTEVQPNLRFAMKPETALDITNGQSDSEFWILEGRPIGERQAAFGPVILKDLKEVRSAMDDIRINEFPEWPWELIDRTNPIDTGRELCRADGTVERPPSE from the coding sequence ATGTTCCTTCTCTCGAAGAAACCCAAGACCATCCGTAAGGTCGCCGATCTGAACATACACTGGTCGGCCGAGGATCCGTTCACGTTCGTCTCCCACCACCATGACGAGTATCCCAAGGGCAACGCCCAGATGGCCCCGCCCCTGGAGCTCATCAGCGGAAGGAACCTGGGAAGGGACTATCAGGAGAGGTTCGGATTCAGGATGTACCACGGGAGGGTCGTCCCGGGATTCCCAATGCATGCCCACTGGGGATACGAGACCGTCACCATCGCCGAGAGGGGATACGTGGACCATTTCGACACAGAGATGAACCACGGGAGGTTCGGGAACGGGGATGTCCAGTGGACCATGGCATCCAGCAAGTACGAGCACTGCGAGATGTATCCCCTGACCGACCAGGAGAACACCAACCCGGTGCACATCACGCAGATCGTCATCAACATCCCGCTGGACAGGAAGAACGGACCGAACTCTGTGAACAACGTCTGGTCGGAGAGCATCCCGGTCTTCGAGGAGGACGGATGCAGGGTCACCCTCTACTGCGGAACATACGGTGGGAAGGAGCTGTACTCCCCCAACGCGGATTCGTGGGCGGTGAAGGAGAACGGCGTCAGGATCCTGAAGGTCGAACTGTCCCCGGGATCCCGCTTCGCACTAGATGCCGTGGAGAAGGATGTGACGAGGAACATCTACTACGTCTCCGGCACCAGCATGGTCATGGACGGGACCGAGGTCCAGCCCAACCTGCGGTTCGCGATGAAACCTGAGACGGCGTTGGACATCACCAACGGACAATCCGATTCTGAATTCTGGATCCTGGAGGGCCGTCCCATCGGCGAGAGGCAGGCCGCTTTCGGACCCGTCATACTCAAGGACCTGAAGGAGGTCCGCAGCGCCATGGACGACATAAGGATCAACGAGTTCCCGGAGTGGCCCTGGGAGCTCATCGACAGGACCAATCCCATAGATACGGGAAGGGAGCTCTGCCGCGCCGACGGCACGGTCGAGAGGCCTCCGTCCGAATGA
- a CDS encoding PpiC-type peptidyl-prolyl cis-trans isomerase, producing MVKSVNASHILVPNSKDAESIMMRLSKGEDFAALAKRFSKCPSKSKGGNLGWFGKGDMVPEFEKACFEGKKGDIVGPIKTQFGYHIIMINDQK from the coding sequence ATGGTCAAATCAGTCAACGCATCGCACATACTGGTACCCAACTCGAAGGATGCGGAGAGCATCATGATGCGCCTCTCCAAGGGAGAGGACTTCGCCGCACTGGCCAAGAGGTTCTCCAAGTGCCCCAGCAAATCCAAGGGCGGCAACCTCGGATGGTTCGGAAAGGGCGACATGGTCCCCGAGTTCGAGAAGGCATGCTTCGAGGGCAAGAAGGGCGACATCGTCGGACCCATCAAGACGCAGTTCGGATACCATATCATAATGATCAACGATCAGAAATGA
- a CDS encoding 4Fe-4S binding domain-containing protein: MLFVFSGTGNSYHAAKRIASAFGQNMVDMAAAVRYKRFFYNAGEEDVGFVFPVYYYGLPSVVEEFLEKADIRKVGHVYAVSTCAGESGRACEQLQEMLGTRLKVDSFYDVLMPENAVFYEDVPDEEESRRINESADAVIDGIIEKVRAGSKGDFRTMAGQPGFEEAREAYDELRSTDNFTIDDNCVECRICEHVCPEQIIRVYHRKPVWDEPKCSLCLSCLNLCPKKAIQFGPDTASRGRYHHPDYYMWSLGVNPPYRCEDFKKYDSGLRY; this comes from the coding sequence ATGTTGTTCGTTTTCTCCGGTACAGGCAACTCATACCACGCGGCCAAGCGTATCGCCTCAGCATTCGGTCAGAACATGGTCGACATGGCCGCCGCCGTGAGATACAAGCGCTTCTTCTACAACGCAGGGGAGGAGGACGTGGGATTCGTCTTCCCGGTCTACTACTACGGATTGCCCTCGGTAGTCGAGGAGTTCCTGGAGAAGGCGGACATAAGGAAGGTCGGGCACGTCTACGCCGTCTCGACATGTGCGGGGGAATCCGGAAGGGCCTGCGAGCAGCTCCAGGAGATGCTGGGCACCCGTCTGAAGGTCGATTCCTTCTATGATGTGCTGATGCCGGAGAATGCCGTCTTCTATGAGGATGTCCCGGACGAGGAGGAGTCCAGAAGGATCAACGAATCCGCCGATGCGGTCATCGACGGTATCATCGAGAAGGTCAGGGCCGGATCCAAGGGCGATTTCCGCACCATGGCGGGTCAGCCGGGATTCGAGGAGGCCCGCGAGGCCTATGATGAGCTCAGGTCCACGGATAACTTCACCATCGACGACAACTGCGTTGAGTGCAGGATCTGCGAGCATGTCTGCCCGGAGCAGATCATCAGGGTCTATCACAGGAAACCAGTATGGGATGAGCCCAAGTGCTCGCTGTGCCTGAGCTGTCTGAACCTCTGTCCGAAGAAGGCCATACAGTTCGGGCCGGATACCGCATCCAGGGGAAGGTATCATCATCCTGACTATTACATGTGGAGTTTGGGCGTGAATCCGCCTTATAGATGCGAAGATTTCAAAAAGTATGATAGTGGTTTAAGGTACTGA
- a CDS encoding metallo-beta-lactamase family protein/flavodoxin → MDHTRENAVCIRDDIFWIGGDDRTASLFERSMPIPEGVSYNSYVILDEKTCLLDTCDISVAPKFWKNFRNVIGDRKLDYLVIDHMEPDHGAAIMQILEAYPEVTVIGNTKTFDMMENFYHMRPKNVLVVENGQELCLGKHTLRFYLAVMVHWPEVMFTYDVGCSTLFSADAFGTFKALSGAIYADEVDFDKEYLSEARRYYANMVGRFGSKIQKVFEKLEGVQIDMICPLHGPIWRGESIGYIMEKYILWSTYEPEEKGVLIAYASMYGNTADIAERLAMMLRQKGVSKVDVFDVTSVHPSYVIADAFRFSNIVLAAPTYNNHLHPSMKAVLDEMEIMTVQNRGFSVIGNGSWVPQAARIIEESLSALKDMRKVGETLVVKSSLQPSQTADLEKLAKDIVASLN, encoded by the coding sequence ATGGACCACACGAGAGAGAACGCGGTATGCATCAGAGATGACATCTTTTGGATCGGCGGGGATGACAGGACCGCAAGCCTGTTCGAACGCTCCATGCCCATTCCGGAAGGGGTATCGTACAACTCATACGTGATCCTGGACGAGAAGACCTGTCTGCTGGACACCTGCGACATCTCCGTGGCCCCCAAGTTCTGGAAGAACTTCAGGAACGTCATCGGAGACAGGAAACTGGACTATCTCGTGATCGACCACATGGAACCCGACCACGGGGCCGCCATCATGCAGATCCTGGAGGCCTATCCGGAGGTCACCGTCATAGGCAACACGAAGACCTTCGATATGATGGAGAACTTCTACCACATGAGGCCGAAGAACGTCCTGGTGGTCGAGAACGGACAGGAGCTCTGCCTCGGAAAGCACACGCTCAGGTTCTATCTGGCGGTGATGGTCCACTGGCCCGAGGTCATGTTCACATATGATGTGGGATGCAGCACGCTGTTCTCCGCGGATGCGTTCGGAACATTCAAGGCGCTCTCCGGCGCCATCTACGCCGACGAGGTCGATTTCGATAAGGAGTACCTTTCCGAGGCCAGGAGATACTACGCCAACATGGTCGGGAGATTCGGAAGTAAGATCCAGAAGGTCTTCGAGAAGCTTGAGGGCGTCCAGATCGATATGATATGCCCGCTCCACGGCCCGATTTGGAGGGGCGAGAGCATCGGCTACATCATGGAGAAGTACATCCTCTGGAGCACCTACGAGCCCGAGGAGAAGGGTGTGCTGATAGCATACGCTTCCATGTACGGCAACACCGCCGACATCGCCGAGAGGCTTGCGATGATGCTCAGGCAGAAGGGTGTGAGTAAGGTCGACGTGTTCGATGTCACATCCGTCCACCCATCTTACGTGATCGCCGATGCGTTCAGATTCTCCAACATAGTACTCGCCGCGCCCACCTACAACAACCACCTGCACCCCTCGATGAAGGCGGTCCTCGACGAGATGGAGATCATGACGGTGCAGAACAGGGGGTTCTCCGTGATAGGGAACGGGTCATGGGTGCCTCAGGCGGCCAGGATCATCGAAGAATCGTTGTCGGCATTGAAGGACATGAGGAAAGTGGGTGAGACCCTGGTCGTCAAGTCTTCCCTCCAGCCTAGCCAGACTGCCGATTTGGAGAAACTGGCAAAGGACATAGTTGCCTCGCTGAATTGA
- a CDS encoding 6,7-dimethyl-8-ribityllumazine synthase RibH: protein MKQYKIGAVIAEFNYEVTGLMLERAKAEADFLGVKIVKEIKVPGCFEIPMATKKLLEQKDIDAVITLGAVITGETKHDEVVIAQASRKIMDLGLEYGKPVGFGVTGPGMTELQAMDRIEKGKDVVDAVVKMLQRLE from the coding sequence ATGAAACAGTACAAGATTGGAGCCGTCATCGCCGAATTCAACTATGAGGTCACAGGCCTCATGCTCGAGAGGGCGAAGGCGGAAGCAGATTTCCTTGGGGTCAAGATCGTCAAGGAGATCAAGGTGCCCGGATGCTTCGAGATCCCCATGGCGACCAAGAAGCTCCTGGAGCAGAAGGACATCGATGCGGTGATCACGCTCGGCGCGGTCATCACAGGGGAGACCAAGCATGACGAGGTCGTCATCGCCCAGGCCTCAAGGAAGATCATGGACCTCGGACTCGAGTACGGCAAACCCGTCGGATTCGGAGTCACCGGACCCGGCATGACCGAGCTCCAGGCGATGGACAGGATCGAGAAGGGTAAGGATGTAGTCGATGCAGTCGTGAAGATGCTGCAGAGGCTCGAGTGA
- a CDS encoding riboflavin synthase RibC, which produces MKIIGIADTTFARYDMGHSAIDELQKAGTGFRIVRYTVPGVKDLPVACKKLIEEQNCDIVMALGMPGPMQKDKMCAHEASTGLIRAQLMTNKHIIEVFVHEDEAKDDAELAFLADRRTREHALNVYDLLFRPESLTKRAGTGLRQGFADKGPVKYR; this is translated from the coding sequence ATGAAGATCATCGGTATCGCGGACACCACGTTCGCGAGATACGACATGGGTCATTCGGCCATAGACGAGCTGCAGAAGGCAGGCACGGGATTCAGGATCGTAAGGTACACGGTCCCCGGTGTCAAGGACCTTCCGGTGGCATGCAAGAAGCTCATCGAGGAGCAGAACTGCGACATCGTCATGGCGCTGGGGATGCCCGGTCCGATGCAGAAGGACAAGATGTGCGCGCACGAGGCATCCACCGGCCTGATACGCGCGCAGCTGATGACGAACAAGCACATCATCGAGGTTTTCGTCCACGAGGACGAGGCAAAGGACGATGCAGAACTCGCGTTCCTGGCTGACAGGAGGACGAGGGAGCACGCCCTCAACGTTTACGATCTACTGTTCCGTCCGGAAAGCCTCACCAAGAGAGCAGGAACAGGTCTTAGGCAGGGATTCGCCGACAAAGGTCCCGTAAAGTATAGGTGA
- a CDS encoding FAD synthetase RibL → MVRVMASGVFDLIHPGHISYLNQAKALGDHLTVVVASDSTVRKKKHEPITPEAMRAKIVGSLKPVDEAIVGGEGDIMDTVAKVRPDIIVLGFDQNFDEKTLEDMLAEKGFAGIKVVRVEECADDLNATRRIVKKIREMSSQ, encoded by the coding sequence ATGGTAAGAGTAATGGCGTCCGGGGTCTTCGATCTGATCCATCCGGGTCACATATCCTACCTGAACCAGGCCAAGGCACTCGGGGACCACCTGACGGTGGTCGTCGCCAGCGATTCTACGGTCAGGAAGAAGAAGCACGAGCCGATCACCCCAGAGGCCATGAGGGCCAAGATAGTCGGTTCCCTCAAGCCCGTTGACGAGGCCATCGTCGGAGGGGAGGGTGACATCATGGACACCGTGGCCAAGGTCAGGCCCGACATCATAGTGCTGGGGTTCGACCAGAACTTCGACGAGAAGACTCTGGAGGACATGCTGGCCGAGAAGGGTTTCGCCGGCATCAAGGTCGTGCGCGTCGAGGAATGCGCCGACGACTTGAATGCTACAAGGCGCATAGTGAAGAAGATAAGGGAGATGAGTTCCCAATGA
- a CDS encoding 3,4-dihydroxy-2-butanone-4-phosphate synthase RibB, whose amino-acid sequence MEFESILEDIRKGKPILVYDFDDRERECDMTVASEFVTPEIIQMMRKDAGGLICVTTPYSLAKELGLPFMSDVYWDDCEKYPLLKAMAPTDIPYDRTRSSFGVTINHRKTYTGITDKDRALTASEYAKILFSGKSTDEIKAELGENFRAPGHIHLLNTSERILESRFGHTELCTALMYMAGVKPSATICEMMGDDFGSRSKSSVKEYADPKGIKIIDGNEVIAQWKEFKKDHPEL is encoded by the coding sequence ATGGAATTCGAGAGCATCCTTGAGGATATAAGGAAAGGAAAACCGATTCTGGTCTACGATTTTGACGACAGGGAGAGGGAGTGCGACATGACCGTCGCCTCCGAGTTCGTCACACCGGAAATCATCCAGATGATGAGGAAGGATGCCGGCGGACTGATATGCGTCACGACGCCCTATTCCCTGGCCAAGGAGCTCGGGCTCCCGTTCATGTCCGATGTGTATTGGGACGACTGCGAGAAGTACCCCCTCCTAAAGGCCATGGCCCCGACGGACATACCCTACGACAGGACCAGGTCCTCGTTCGGAGTCACGATCAACCACAGGAAGACCTACACCGGCATCACGGACAAGGACCGTGCATTGACGGCCAGCGAGTACGCCAAGATCCTGTTCTCCGGGAAGAGCACCGATGAGATCAAGGCCGAGCTCGGAGAGAACTTCCGGGCACCCGGGCACATCCATCTCCTGAACACCTCGGAGAGGATCCTGGAGTCAAGGTTCGGCCACACCGAGCTCTGCACCGCCCTGATGTACATGGCGGGCGTCAAGCCGTCAGCCACTATCTGCGAGATGATGGGTGACGATTTCGGTTCAAGGTCCAAATCCAGCGTCAAGGAGTACGCGGATCCCAAGGGCATCAAGATCATCGACGGCAACGAGGTCATCGCCCAGTGGAAAGAGTTCAAGAAGGACCATCCGGAGCTTTGA
- a CDS encoding serine hydroxymethyltransferase, which translates to MAVEDAKFIRQNVQAHNKWFEECIPMIASENLMSPLAKEMLISDFADRYAEGLPGNRYYQGNIYVDKVELKALELAKKVFDCQFADLRPISGTVANMAVLMAFAKPGDIITTCALDQGAHISTCKFGAFGQRGVNSVNYPWNESDMNLDVDGTIKVLKASKPKVARFGLSVFLFPPPLKELQDTFNEIGCLVWEDCAHVLGLIAGKQFQDPLREGVNIVSASTHKTFPGPNHGILLGQNLTEDQEKKLQHAAFPGVTSSHHLHAMAALGITLAEMDVFGREYAAQACKNSRALGEALYELGVPVLCPDLGFTRSHAIAVDVSQFGGGKDCAQLLEDANIICNKNMLPRDTSSVNPSGLRLGSQEMTRLGMKESEMKEVASLIARVIKDKEDPKKVKEDVKELKKNFATVQYCFNAGEPAYRYHELVDF; encoded by the coding sequence ATGGCCGTCGAGGACGCAAAATTCATCAGACAGAACGTGCAGGCCCACAACAAATGGTTCGAGGAGTGCATCCCCATGATCGCATCCGAGAACCTGATGAGCCCGCTGGCAAAGGAGATGCTGATCTCCGACTTCGCAGACAGGTATGCCGAGGGACTTCCCGGCAACCGTTACTACCAGGGTAACATCTACGTCGACAAAGTCGAGCTCAAGGCCCTCGAGCTGGCCAAGAAGGTCTTCGACTGTCAGTTCGCGGATCTCAGGCCCATCTCCGGAACGGTCGCCAACATGGCCGTCCTCATGGCATTCGCCAAGCCCGGAGACATCATCACGACATGCGCACTCGACCAGGGGGCACATATCTCCACCTGCAAGTTCGGTGCATTTGGACAGAGAGGGGTCAACTCGGTCAACTACCCGTGGAACGAGTCCGACATGAACCTTGATGTCGACGGCACGATCAAGGTCCTCAAGGCCTCCAAGCCCAAGGTCGCCCGGTTCGGTCTCTCGGTCTTCCTGTTCCCCCCACCGCTCAAGGAGCTGCAGGACACGTTCAACGAGATCGGATGTCTCGTATGGGAGGACTGCGCCCACGTCCTCGGTCTCATCGCCGGAAAGCAGTTCCAGGATCCCCTCAGGGAGGGTGTGAACATCGTCTCGGCATCGACCCACAAGACGTTCCCCGGACCCAACCACGGAATCCTCCTCGGACAGAACCTGACCGAGGACCAGGAGAAGAAGCTGCAGCACGCCGCATTCCCCGGTGTCACCTCCAGCCACCACCTCCACGCCATGGCCGCCCTCGGAATCACACTGGCTGAGATGGACGTCTTCGGAAGGGAATACGCCGCACAGGCCTGCAAGAACTCACGTGCGCTCGGAGAGGCCCTCTACGAGCTTGGAGTCCCCGTGCTCTGCCCCGACCTCGGATTCACCAGGTCCCACGCCATCGCGGTCGATGTCTCCCAGTTCGGAGGCGGAAAGGACTGCGCACAGCTCCTCGAGGACGCCAACATCATCTGTAACAAGAACATGCTCCCCAGGGACACCAGCTCGGTCAACCCCTCCGGACTCAGGCTCGGATCTCAGGAGATGACCCGTCTCGGAATGAAGGAGAGCGAGATGAAAGAGGTCGCATCCCTCATTGCCAGGGTCATCAAGGACAAGGAGGACCCCAAGAAGGTGAAGGAGGACGTCAAGGAGCTCAAGAAGAACTTCGCGACCGTCCAGTACTGCTTCAACGCCGGGGAACCCGCGTACAGGTACCACGAACTCGTGGACTTCTGA
- a CDS encoding iron dependent repressor, with the protein MTSDNREDYLISILRLSDGNRNVKTTELASFMNVSPASVTEMTKTLAKEGLVVYERYKGIKLSDEGMKVARQLRKKHHVIEHLLIDCLGLDPHEAHDEAHKMEHAISDNTSIKICTMVGNPVDDDCAYCSDPCKRYTKSSSNIVQLNKMAKNKEGIVAYIRSDSSEDIRRLNSIGFVPGRDVKIDSILMDGGDRVVKIGQNLVALNYDLASCVYVDLQ; encoded by the coding sequence ATGACTTCTGACAACCGCGAGGATTATCTCATCAGCATCCTGAGGCTCAGTGACGGCAACCGCAACGTCAAGACCACCGAGCTGGCATCATTCATGAATGTATCCCCGGCAAGCGTCACGGAGATGACGAAGACCCTCGCGAAGGAAGGACTGGTCGTGTACGAGAGGTACAAGGGCATCAAGCTGTCCGATGAGGGTATGAAGGTTGCCCGCCAACTCCGCAAGAAGCATCACGTCATAGAGCACCTTCTCATCGACTGTCTCGGACTGGACCCCCATGAGGCCCACGACGAGGCACACAAGATGGAGCATGCCATCTCCGACAACACCAGCATCAAGATCTGCACCATGGTGGGCAATCCCGTGGATGACGACTGCGCATACTGCTCGGATCCCTGCAAGCGCTACACCAAGTCCTCGTCCAACATCGTCCAGCTCAACAAGATGGCGAAGAACAAGGAGGGCATCGTCGCGTACATAAGGTCCGACAGCTCAGAGGACATCAGGAGGCTCAACTCCATCGGTTTCGTTCCCGGGAGGGATGTCAAGATCGACTCGATCCTCATGGACGGCGGCGACAGGGTCGTCAAGATCGGTCAGAACCTCGTGGCCCTAAACTACGACCTGGCATCCTGCGTGTACGTGGATCTCCAGTGA
- a CDS encoding glutamyl-tRNA synthetase GltX, which yields MSDDVEATIRKYALQNAVFYKGKANPKAVVGKILGECPELRSKAAEITPLINQIVEDVNRLGLDAQTIALQEMDASMLVREKKERRNDLPDLKDVELGRVVMRIAPGPSGPLHIGHTRVSILNDEYVKRYEGKLVLRYEDTNPERLDPEAYDTIPEDFDWLGIEFDETYIQSDRFEIYYDYAKQLIEMGAAYVCTCDGDHWRELKEHKQACPCRDLPVETQMERFDKFMAGDYADGEAVVVIKTDIAHPNPAIRDFVALRLVRATHPRTGTKYIAYPMMNFSTAVDDHLMKMTHVIRGKDHLNNTFRQEYVFDYFGWKKPIYYHYGLINIPDTVLKTSTIKKAIQAGEYSGWDDVRTGTVRALKRRGIRPEAIRKYWVESGIKSVDIEFSWQTLYVMNRDIIDTDSNRYFYVQDPVKYDITGIDSIKGEAPRHPDHPERGSRKYSLDGNKTVYLAHSDSDMFEQEKRIRLKDLCNLNYGQPAVYDGNDISVLKNGVHAVQWVADGGVGAKLLMPDGSVLEGYVEPEILKETNDMVQLERVGFARLEKNSKDGVTLVFAHR from the coding sequence ATGTCCGATGACGTCGAGGCAACGATTAGGAAGTATGCGTTGCAGAATGCAGTCTTCTACAAGGGAAAGGCAAATCCGAAAGCAGTTGTTGGAAAGATCTTGGGAGAATGTCCTGAGCTCAGATCCAAGGCGGCGGAGATAACGCCTCTCATCAATCAGATCGTCGAAGACGTCAACAGGCTCGGCCTGGATGCCCAGACCATAGCCCTCCAGGAGATGGACGCGAGCATGCTCGTGAGGGAGAAGAAGGAGAGGAGGAACGACCTGCCCGATCTCAAGGATGTGGAGCTGGGCAGGGTCGTGATGCGTATCGCACCTGGTCCCTCCGGTCCTCTCCACATCGGTCACACCCGTGTATCCATCCTCAATGACGAGTACGTCAAGAGGTACGAGGGAAAGCTGGTCCTGAGATACGAGGATACGAACCCCGAGAGGCTCGACCCCGAGGCCTACGACACCATACCGGAGGATTTCGACTGGCTCGGCATCGAGTTCGACGAGACGTACATCCAGTCCGACAGGTTCGAGATCTATTACGATTACGCGAAGCAGCTCATCGAGATGGGTGCCGCATATGTCTGTACATGCGACGGCGACCATTGGAGGGAGCTCAAGGAGCATAAGCAGGCATGTCCGTGCAGGGATCTCCCGGTGGAGACCCAGATGGAGAGATTCGACAAGTTCATGGCCGGCGACTACGCCGACGGAGAGGCTGTCGTGGTCATCAAGACGGATATTGCCCATCCGAACCCTGCCATCAGGGACTTCGTAGCCCTGAGACTGGTCAGGGCAACCCACCCGCGCACCGGTACGAAGTACATCGCATATCCGATGATGAACTTCTCGACCGCGGTGGATGATCACCTAATGAAGATGACGCACGTCATCAGGGGAAAGGACCATCTGAACAACACGTTCAGGCAGGAGTATGTCTTCGATTACTTCGGATGGAAGAAACCCATCTACTACCATTACGGACTCATCAACATCCCCGACACAGTCCTGAAGACCTCGACCATCAAGAAGGCCATCCAGGCCGGCGAGTACAGCGGATGGGACGATGTCAGGACAGGCACCGTCAGGGCCCTCAAGAGGCGCGGAATCAGGCCCGAGGCGATCAGGAAGTACTGGGTCGAGTCCGGTATCAAGTCGGTCGACATCGAGTTCTCCTGGCAGACGCTCTACGTCATGAACAGGGACATCATCGACACCGACTCCAACAGGTACTTCTACGTACAGGACCCGGTCAAGTATGACATCACGGGAATCGATTCCATCAAGGGAGAGGCCCCCAGGCATCCCGACCATCCCGAGAGGGGAAGCAGGAAGTATTCCCTCGACGGGAACAAGACCGTGTATCTGGCCCACTCCGACTCCGACATGTTCGAGCAGGAGAAGAGGATCAGGCTCAAGGACCTGTGCAACCTGAACTACGGTCAGCCCGCTGTCTACGACGGCAACGACATATCCGTCCTCAAGAACGGAGTCCATGCTGTCCAGTGGGTCGCTGACGGAGGGGTGGGAGCAAAGCTGCTCATGCCAGACGGATCGGTCCTCGAGGGATATGTGGAGCCCGAGATCCTCAAGGAGACCAATGACATGGTCCAGCTCGAGAGGGTGGGATTCGCCAGACTCGAGAAGAACAGTAAGGACGGCGTGACACTGGTCTTCGCACACCGCTGA
- a CDS encoding MarR family transcriptional regulator, giving the protein MKENYNRVMLRRSFFKMYHSISTMEFRSNSNIQGDMSYRDIMYLNIIMFMDECTVTKLVELLNITKPAVTVKINSLVERGYVIKEKHPTDSRINILTASPSTYTLYSREDRRINMALESMLKEYSPEDIEKFSEMLGMLAENLVNTELDRAD; this is encoded by the coding sequence ATGAAGGAAAACTATAACCGGGTGATGCTGAGAAGGAGTTTCTTCAAGATGTACCACTCGATAAGCACGATGGAGTTCAGATCGAACTCGAACATCCAAGGTGACATGTCGTACCGTGACATCATGTACCTGAACATCATCATGTTCATGGATGAATGCACCGTGACCAAGTTAGTGGAACTGCTGAACATCACAAAGCCTGCCGTCACCGTGAAGATCAACAGCCTGGTCGAGCGCGGATATGTCATCAAGGAGAAGCATCCCACCGATTCCAGGATCAACATCCTCACCGCATCACCTTCCACCTACACCCTTTACTCCAGAGAGGACCGCCGCATCAACATGGCCTTGGAGTCGATGCTCAAAGAATACTCCCCCGAGGACATCGAGAAGTTCTCCGAGATGCTCGGAATGCTGGCCGAGAACCTCGTCAACACCGAATTGGACAGGGCAGACTGA